The following coding sequences are from one Lolium rigidum isolate FL_2022 chromosome 6, APGP_CSIRO_Lrig_0.1, whole genome shotgun sequence window:
- the LOC124663552 gene encoding uncharacterized protein LOC124663552 has translation MDHVLRPSTPGGRQPRRRRRGGNRGASASCIDCLGEDILFEIFRRLPSLATLIRAALSCRAWRSAVASSPSFRRRFRALHPAPALGLFFSPFSPVQYPNAPAFPAFVPTRRPDLDLAAAVRGGDFFLTSVQHVHGPGMPPCWDVFDCRDGFLMLNDWDECLLLLFNPLSRSNRGSFLSSEDILDDCRGCGVLVDPQFIYSEEDPSSFRVVWLAHDESRVRAAVFSSDTWEWRNLPWFQANGMFIYWVCNNRESIITLDTTTMDFSLSDLPHYLRSRDVSFVIGETKDGAPCIVYAFELFVGVFLRTTDDTGVERWELGRVVDLGTRIQHVLGDLPDDLDDMNVVAIRNGFVYLATSKMHHDPQNPCWFLSLCLETMELEMLFQRTFDGDVCPYVLSWPRSLVGNYGKFALEVAP, from the exons ATGGACCATGTGCTGCGGCCTAGCAC CCCCGGCGGCCGCCAGCCCCGGCGGCGTCGCCGTGGAGGGAACCGCGGAGCGTCTGCCTCATGCATAGACTGCCTTGGCGAGGACATACTGTTCGAAATCttccgccgcctcccctccctGGCGACGCTCATTCGCGCCGCACTCAG ctgCAGGGCGTGGCGCAGCGCGGTGGCCTCCTCACCGTCCTTCCGCCGCCGCTTCCGCGCCCTCCACCCGGCGCCTGCCCTCGGCCTTTTCTTCTCGCCCTTCAGCCCCGTCCAATACCCTAACGCCCCCGCCTTCCCCGCCTTCGTGCCGACCCGCCGCCCCGACCTGGATCTGGCGGCCGCGGTTCGCGGCGGCGACTTCTTCCTCACCTCCGTCCAACACGTGCACGGCCCCGGCATGCCCCCATGCTGGGATGTTTTCGACTGCCGTGACGGCTTCCTCATGCTCAACGACTGGGACGAGTGCTTGCTCCTCTTGTTCAACCCGTTGTCACGGTCGAATCGTGGCTCATTTCTTTCGTCTGAGGACATATTGGACGATTGCCGTGGCTGCGGGGTCCTGGTGGATCCTCAGTTCATCTACTCTGAGGAGGACCCCAGTTCGTTCCGTGTGGTGTGGCTTGCGCATGACGAGTCCAGGGTGAGGGCTGCGGTCTTCTCCTCGGACACCTGGGAGTGGCGCAATCTCCCATGGTTTCAA GCTAATGGGATGTTCATCTACTGGGTTTGCAACAATAGGGAGAGTATCATCACATTGGACACAACCACTATGGACTTCTCTCTCTCTGACTTGCCTCACTACTTGAGGAGTCGAGATGTCAGCTTTGTCATCGGTGAAACCAAAGATGGCGCGCCTTGTATTGTTTATGCGTTTGAACTCTTCGTCGGCGTCTTTCTACGCACAACTGATGATACTGGTGTTGAGAGATGGGAGCTGGGCAGAGTAGTCGATTTGGGCACACGAATTCAGCATGTCCTCGGGGACCTACCAGACGACCTTGATGACATGAATGTTGTTGCCATCAGGAATGGGTTTGTGTACTTAGCAACATCCAAGATGCATCATGATCCTCAAAACCCTTGCTGGTTCTTGAGCCTTTGCTTGGAAACAATGGAGCTGGAAATGCTGTTTCAGAGGACCTTTGATGGCGATGTTTGTCCATATGTCTTATCGTGGCCTCGTTCTCTAGTAGGCAACTATGGGAAGTTCGCGCTTGAAGTTGCGCCGTGA